One window of Camelina sativa cultivar DH55 chromosome 4, Cs, whole genome shotgun sequence genomic DNA carries:
- the LOC104780668 gene encoding SNF1-related protein kinase regulatory subunit gamma-1 isoform X1, whose amino-acid sequence MAAVPEIKIMRSESLGHRSDVSSPEAKLGMRVEDLWDEQKPQLSPNEKLNACFESIPVSAFPLSSDSQDIEIKSDTSLAEAVQTLSKFKVLSAPVVDVDAPEDASWIDRYIGIVEFPGIVVWLLHQLEPPSPRSPAVAASNGFSHDFTTDVLDNEDSAITSGNFFEVLTSSELYKNTKVRDISGTFRWAPFLALQKENSFLTMLLLLSKYKMKSIPVVDLGVAKIENIITQSGVIHMLAECAGLHWFEDWGIKTLSEVGLPIMSKDHIIKIYEDEPVLQAFKLMRRKRIGGIPVVERKSEKPVGNISLRDVHFLLTAPEIYHDYRSITTKNFLVAVREHLEKQGDTSAPIMSGVIACTKNHTLKELILMLDVEKIHRIYVVDDSGNLEGLITLRDIIARLVHEPSGYFGDFFDGVIPLPQNYRV is encoded by the exons ATGGCGGCTGTGCCGGAGATTAAGATAATGAGAAGCGAGAGTTTGGGGCATCGGAGTGACGTGTCGAGCCCGGAAGCTAAGCTAGGGATGCGTGTGGAAGATCTCTGGGATGAGCAGAAACCACAGCTGAGCCCTAACGAGAAGCTCAACGCTTGCTTCGAGAGTATCCCTGTCTCTGCTTTCCCTCTCTCTTCTGATTCTCAAG ACATCGAGATTAAATCAGATACAAGTTTGGCTGAAGCTGTTCAGACACTATCGAAATTCAAGGTCTTGAGCGCGCCTGTTGTAGATGTTGATGCCCCTGAAGACGCCAGTTGGATTGATCGCTACATCGGTATTGTAGAGTTTCCAGGCattgttgtctggcttttgcATCAG ttGGAGCCTCCATCACCAAGGAGCCCTGCCGTTGCAGCTTCAAATGGATTTTCTCATGATTTCACCACCGATGTTCTAGATAATGAAGATTCAGCCATAACTTCTGGAAACTTCTTTGAGGTCCTTACTTCTTCAGAGCTATACAAGAATACCAAG GTTCGAGATATCTCTGGAACATTCCGATGGGCACCGTTTCTAGCTCTGCAGAAGGAGAACTCCTTTCTAACCATGCTATTGCTTCTTTCTAAATACAAAATGAAGAGCATCCCCGTGGTTGATTTAGGTGTAGCAAAGATCGAGAACATAATCACACAATCAGGAGTTATCCATATGCTGGCAGAATGTGCAGGGCTTCACTGGTTTGAGGATTGGGGAATCAAAACTCTCTCTGAAGTTGGTCTTCCCATTATGTCAAAGGATCATATCATAAAG ATATATGAGGACGAACCAGTTCTTCAGGCGTTCAAGCTGATGAGGAGAAAAAGAATCGGAGGCATACCTGTCGTTGAAAGGAAAAGTGAGAAGCCAGTAGGTAACATAAGCCTTAGAGATGTTCACTTTCTCCTCACTGCACCAGAGATCTACCATGACTACAG GTCAATCACAACAAAGAACTTCTTAGTAGCTGTTAGAGAGCATCTGGAGAAACAAGGGGATACATCAGCTCCTATAATGAGCGGTGTGATCGCTTGCACTAAGAACCACACACTAAAGGAACTGATTTTGATGTTAGATGTCGAAAAGATCCATAGGATATATGTGGTGGATGATTCTGGTAACCTCGAAGGACTCATCACTCTCAGAGACATCATCGCAAGACTTGTCCATGAGCCATCTGGCTATTTTGGGGATTTCTTTGACGGCGTTATACCTCTTCCCCAAAACTACCGAGTTTGA
- the LOC104780668 gene encoding SNF1-related protein kinase regulatory subunit gamma-1 isoform X2: MAAVPEIKIMRSESLGHRSDVSSPEAKLGMRVEDLWDEQKPQLSPNEKLNACFESIPVSAFPLSSDSQDIEIKSDTSLAEAVQTLSKFKVLSAPVVDVDAPEDASWIDRYIGIVEFPGIVVWLLHQLEPPSPRSPAVAASNGFSHDFTTDVLDNEDSAITSGNFFEVLTSSELYKNTKVRDISGTFRWAPFLALQKENSFLTMLLLLSKYKMKSIPVVDLGVAKIENIITQSGVIHMLAECAGLHWFEDWGIKTLSEVGLPIMSKDHIIKIYEDEPVLQAFKLMRRKRIGGIPVVERKSEKPVGNISLRDVHFLLTAPEIYHDYRSITTKNFLVAVREHLEKQGDTSAPIMSGVIACTKNHTLKELILMLDVEKIHRIYVVDDSGNLEGLITLRDIIARLVHEPSGYFGDFFDGVIPLPQNYRV, encoded by the exons ATGGCGGCTGTGCCGGAGATTAAGATAATGAGAAGCGAGAGTTTGGGGCATCGGAGTGACGTGTCGAGCCCGGAAGCTAAGCTAGGGATGCGTGTGGAAGATCTCTGGGATGAGCAGAAACCACAGCTGAGCCCTAACGAGAAGCTCAACGCTTGCTTCGAGAGTATCCCTGTCTCTGCTTTCCCTCTCTCTTCTGATTCTCAAG ACATCGAGATTAAATCAGATACAAGTTTGGCTGAAGCTGTTCAGACACTATCGAAATTCAAGGTCTTGAGCGCGCCTGTTGTAGATGTTGATGCCCCTGAAGACGCCAGTTGGATTGATCGCTACATCGGTATTGTAGAGTTTCCAGGCattgttgtctggcttttgcATCAG ttGGAGCCTCCATCACCAAGGAGCCCTGCCGTTGCAGCTTCAAATGGATTTTCTCATGATTTCACCACCGATGTTCTAGATAATGAAGATTCAGCCATAACTTCTGGAAACTTCTTTGAGGTCCTTACTTCTTCAGAGCTATACAAGAATACCAAG GTTCGAGATATCTCTGGAACATTCCGATGGGCACCGTTTCTAGCTCTGCAGAAGGAGAACTCCTTTCTAACCATGCTATTGCTTCTTTCTAAATACAAAATGAAGAGCATCCCCGTGGTTGATTTAGGTGTAGCAAAGATCGAGAACATAATCACACAATCAGGAGTTATCCATATGCTGGCAGAATGTGCAGGGCTTCACTGGTTTGAGGATTGGGGAATCAAAACTCTCTCTGAAGTTGGTCTTCCCATTATGTCAAAGGATCATATCATAAAG ATATATGAGGACGAACCAGTTCTTCAG GCGTTCAAGCTGATGAGGAGAAAAAGAATCGGAGGCATACCTGTCGTTGAAAGGAAAAGTGAGAAGCCAGTAGGTAACATAAGCCTTAGAGATGTTCACTTTCTCCTCACTGCACCAGAGATCTACCATGACTACAG GTCAATCACAACAAAGAACTTCTTAGTAGCTGTTAGAGAGCATCTGGAGAAACAAGGGGATACATCAGCTCCTATAATGAGCGGTGTGATCGCTTGCACTAAGAACCACACACTAAAGGAACTGATTTTGATGTTAGATGTCGAAAAGATCCATAGGATATATGTGGTGGATGATTCTGGTAACCTCGAAGGACTCATCACTCTCAGAGACATCATCGCAAGACTTGTCCATGAGCCATCTGGCTATTTTGGGGATTTCTTTGACGGCGTTATACCTCTTCCCCAAAACTACCGAGTTTGA